In Pseudorasbora parva isolate DD20220531a chromosome 1, ASM2467924v1, whole genome shotgun sequence, the DNA window ATCAACCACATGGTCATCCTCTTCTATCCAGTCTGGAACTGTCCCATTGTCTTGGCTGCTCCCATTCAAGGCTCCCATCTGCTCCTCTCTGGGTGTGGGTTCTCCCTCCATCTGTACATCATCTCCAAACATCTCATCCAAGCGCCCATAGAATCCATTAGCCTTGTCCAGGAAAGGAGGAGAACGAGGGGCCTTGTTTTTTTTGGAGCTCTTGCCGATAGTCATGGTCTTTAGAGATGGTAATCCAGTCTTTGCAATCTAaagaggaaggaaggaagaagaaAACATGTGACTTTGACGTGTAATGGTGGCATCTGTTGAAAATGTTGGGAAGAGATCAGACATATTTGTCATGGACAAATTACAGAAAATTGTTCCACACCATCCTTACATAATCAAAccaaagaagaagaggaagaagggCAGAAGGCTTCCTCGAGGCTACTGTCAAAGTCTACATGGACTCAGGTTTATCTTTCCCCTCCGTCCCACAATAATGTGTTTATCAGTCATGTCATCATAGGCACACTGTTCAAAGTTCATTCTGTGTGTATACAGCATATCAGTAAGTTTCTATTTAGGGACAGTGTGTCTCCTAAACAGGCAGACTACCCTCTGCTTTTTATGACTTTTTGATAAGATGAGATCCAGTCTCATTGACTTTGACTCCAGTTGGTTGTGCTGGAACTGCAGCTGGTGCCAAGACAGATGACTGTGACTCACTATCACTCATAAATATGTCATACTGCACAGAGAGTCATTATtacatgtttttaatatatttttcataCAGGGACTAAGAGATAAAGAGCGATTATTCACTAAATATTTGACCATAAACATTTTAGTAAAGCCTTTAACTTACATAGCTATATGGTATGTCAAAAATGGGAAATGTACACAATTTTCCAGATATAATGATACTTAATATATAAACctattttaatttacattttaagttaCAGACTTCAGCTCTTTGGAAATGGTGCTATTTTGTCATATTCTCAATGCTGGTCTAAAGGCATCTTATTTACATATAATTGAAGCTGTTTTCACTGGTTAACAATGCCCAAGTTTATTTAATTTGGTATTATGAATGATAGtttacacaaataaaaagaagaaaaagcttTTATACATACACCTTTTAGCTACTTATGTGTAAACTATCACTTAGCCTTTCCCAAGCTCAATGTTGCTTCATAATGCActtaaaacaatacatttcaagAAAAAGAACATGCATAAACacataaaatgacagaaaaaaaactgattaaTAACAATAAACATAACACACAAGAGGTTGAAGTTTGAGCGACTTACCTGCTGGCTGTGTTCGCGTGACTCTTCTCTCACTCGCTCTCTGTGTTCTGGGCCCAGCTCACCTTAGTCTGACACACACAATCGTCACACTGTCTGAACCTGTCGTCATTCAAGCAGATTAATTCCTcactcgctctcgctctctcggtTTCTGTTTCATTTAATTAACTAAAGTAGGGAAGCAGCCTACAAAAACTACAAAGTTGTAAGTATCATTCAACTCAGACCAAAATACACCAAGAGTATAAAACTTTTACTGCGTAAGTTGTAAAGTTGAAAGTGTTGCTAACAACCATTTTCAGAGGAACTGACTCACCTGAGCAGGACTCTTAAATGTGTTTTGGGGATTATTCATTGGGTGGGAATTTGATGCACGGTCAGGGATTTTAATTTTCAAAAGGAATACTAATCCACTAAACTCTCACTGTAcagaacacacactcataacTCACCAAATGTTCTTGCTTATATCCCCTCaaaattatgttgaaataaataaacagggtAAAATAGGGCCATGGGAGCTCAAAAtacaaaagtgacagtgatagAGTTGGAAAGAGAATGAATATATGCCTGGAAACATTAGGTGTGGCATTTAGGACTAAGTGACTGCTACAGGGTAATATTTAAGAAAGTGCATGCAGACGTGGGTATTCACATGTAATTGTACGTCGGAGCAATGTCTAAATATCTGTTTTTGGATCTCAAAATAGTTTAAACAACAGTAGTCGTTCAAAGAACCATCTATCCTTGTGCTTCCAGACAGAAAACTGAAAAAAGAGTTAATGTCATTGCAATGCCCAGTGGCAGAAACAGCTGTTTAACAGATGTGATTACCCTTGCGTGCTTGGTTAAGAGGGCACAGGATGATGTAGTACTGTTGAATCATTGTAAAGAGGGAGTTTACTGACTGCTTTTTCAATCCTTTTGGTTTCTGGGGCTCACATGGAAACATATTCATAGATAAAGCTGTTAAAAGACTGACCGCCAAATCATAAACAAGGTTTGGATGAATTGGTCTGTTCAAATTAGAAGTCCTGTATgctattcaaaaacatcttcaGAAAAATCTTCTCTTGTTTACAGCGAGAGTCATGACATAACAGGTGGTGTTTTGAACATCAAGCTAACATGTGATGTGTCAAGGGGGCCTTGACATCAGGGTTGTTCACCATTCAGCAATGAATTGAGAAGGCCAGAATTAAATTGCAAAATTTGAACCACAGTAGCAAAGTGAATGAAGTGAAATTTGATTTTAAATGGAGGtagatttaaaaatcaaaacaaaGACAAACTTTGAATGATTGCTTGACAAAGCCTTGTTTAAAGGTTAGATCGATGGATTCTAGCCATTACAATAGAGCTCATCAGTGCCCATCTACTTTTTCCAGCTGTATTTCCTATTACTGTTTTCCCATAAGGAGTTAAAACAAGGTCTTCATTAAAGAGTTATAAGCCATGAACCAAACGATCTACAAGGTGaaacataacattatgaatgtTGATTAAAGGGGTAAGCCATTTTAATACATACATTGACAGGAAGGTAGGACATTGTATCATTACATTCTAATTCAGACGAATATTTTAAGGTCCTACGCCTCTtacagactatatatatatatatatatatatatatatatatatatatatatatatatatatatatatatatatatatatatatatatatacatttagaccacttaaagggatagttcaccaaaaaaatgaaaattaccccatgatttactatGTTTATATTGcattcttcttttagatgaatacaatcagttatattaaaagtGTCCTGGCTaacccaagctttataatggcagtaaattatatcccccaaaaagtgcatccatccatcataaaagtaatccctACGGCCCTGGgtagttaataaaggccttctgaagtgaatcgatgggtttgtggaagaaaaaatatccataatttaaaacttaaagttttaaatatggataattttttttccacaaaCCCATTCTTTAACCCCCCAGGGCTGTATgggttacttttataatggatggatgggggCTTTTTGGGGGCtgtcattcactgccattagaAAGTTTGGAGGAGCTTTTTATTATAACTCATTGTATTTGTCTAAAAAAAGAatgccatatacacctaggaaggcttgaaggtgagtaaatcatggggacatttttatttttgactttCAGTATAACAAAAATTCTTTCTGGAACAAATCACCTACCCTGCTTTTAAGCTTAAaagtattttgaaaaaaatattgcaaaatgTGCATAAATACACATATTCATGCATTCGCTGTGCTTCATGGGAGTTGGTGTGCGCATGATTGTTGCGATTCTTTGATAGGTGGAGATTTCTTTGCAGTAAAGTTTTTCACCAGGAATTCTactgttaaacatgaaaatttaaaataacattcatGAAATAATGCAGGCTGGTTGCTTCAACAAAAGGATATGCAATTGATTAACAACCTTGTAGCTTAGAAAACAgtttttaatagtttataaGTTATAGTTTAAAATCAATTCGCCAATGCAGGAAACGAAAGGGACCCAACTGTTGCACTATATTCAACTTCCTGTGAGGTGATCAACTCATGAATCGGAAGAGAGCCACTACTTTTAATTCAGAATTCTTGATTGACATATTTACATTCTTACATTCTTTACATTTGGATTCAGTGAAACAGGTAGACCTCTAAAGGAGAAAACATTTCCAACACATGGAATGACAAACAGTCCAGAAACTGAATTTATCTTCTACATTTTGCTATCTACATTTTTACATCGCCACCAATATGATGATGTGCATAAGAACTCAAAATGTCCTGACATTCTGTAAATGTTTTCACTATTTGTTGTATCACAGGGTCAAGTGACATTATCTGTACTTTACACCATGTCACCTGAAGCTTCACCAGTGCCACGTACACTACATGCCACAGGATTCAAGATAATCACACCATTATGATTCAAAAGAGACTAATAATGGCATAAATATACATTGTATCTGACCTATTTATATCCTCCAACTATCAGTGAAGAAAGAAATGTCTTTAAATCAAGACATAAGACAAGTACGcctagagtgagagagagacatgGACAGCATAGACATAATGCATTcacattataataaatatattccaAGCAAACCTTACGCTTTACACAATTATGTTTCTAATCTATAAATACAAGCTCATTTTAATGATTGATACTATACTGTATGTACAATTCCCTTTAAATATTGTTCAAGTGAACAGGTGATAAGGATGGTTTATGGGGTGCATGATGATGTATAGCAATCCATTTCCTTTTAAGCAGCAGGTTTCGTTTTGTCTTTTTTACCTTTATACCTGCACTCATCACCTCCTGTCTTTGGTGTGCGGCACAGAAATCACTCTTAGGTTCATTACAAATTACATCTTGCCATTTAAATAAGAGAATCTGTTTGGCACAATGGAAGTGTGTTTGGTGAAGTTCAGGCATGTTCTGAGGAGGTGGTGTTCACACCTCCACATCCGGATCTGAACCCAACCCTTGCTTCTGCAAAGCGTCTTCCCTCTTCATCTTTGGCTTCTCAGTTCGGGTGTGCCACACCAGCACCTGAGCAAGAGGAAAGTCATTTCAATAGTAAATAAAGAAATACTTGACCCAAAAAAAGCTTAATTTACTCATCCACATGCCATTCCAAAAAGGGTTAGGCAAAATTATGGATTTAAGAATCTGCTCACTTAATTCATAACTTGGAATTTAAATGAAATCCTCGACACAAGACTTGGAATTAGTGTAAATCAGGTCATGTGAAGCAGGTCATGGAATTCTGAAATGTAACTGTAATTTAAAAAGAattcttaaaggaactgtatgtaagaaatgtatttcaattaatcataaaatggccctgatatgtcactagacattgatataaatattgtaaattaacatgatttcttactgacaacagtagtccggccaggatattgtcatttacaagttgttgttgcagccctcaactgatgttgatgttgacattttgtgttttggcctgaaatggttagttcacccaaaaatgaaattgatgtcattaatgactcatcctaatgtcattacacacccataagacctccattcatcttcagaacacagtttaagatattttatatttaagtcccagagcatatgcagtctatgcccactttattgtccatgtccagaaagctaataaaataataataatcaaagtagtccatatgtgacatcagttggttgattagaatcccttgaagcatcgaaaatacattttggtccaaatattcaaacggttaatgaatcagtgaatcgatcaatgattcgggtcaccaatgtctcgtgatttcagcagtttggcccAACATTGGCGACCCAAAtctttgatcgattcactgattcattaaccatttaattctttttggaggaacacggaagaaaagacaatgctgaataaagtcatagtttttgatatttttagaccaaaatgtattttcgatgcttcaagagattctatctaaccaactgatgtcacatatggactactttgattgttctcattttattagctttctggagaTGGCCAgtacagtgtgcatagactgcatatgctctgggactaaaatataaaatatcttaaactgtgttctgaagatgaacggaggtcttacgggtgtggaacgacattagggtgagtcattaatgacatcaatttcatttttgggtgaactaacccttgaagctccaccctccacctatctaccaatcacaaagtcagtagtgtttgggcatccgggttgccagctctgctctagttaccacagctgcagctacaaacattcctgctggatcctgcagcctatctggcaacctcgtgTCAGGGGGGAGAGGtggtcatttgaaagtgattgcattACCAATtctggccacaatcttacatacacttcctttaatttttCTAAATgcacaaacctgattccaaccAATAAAAGTGGATAAAATCTTATTAGGTTCTTGCAAAACACATGATTGGTTGTGATGTGGTAagcagtattgttatagttaaatatattaaaactatttaaaaacatatcAAAAATCCAACTGTTGATCAAATCCACTGAGGTGACCGGCTCATGAATTAAAAAGGAGCCAATActtatttttttggtttatttgaaataaatctgaaataaaatacaatctaAATATCAGATAAAAATGTAAACTACATGAAAATATAGAAATGTGGCCTTGGCAActaacagaaataaaaataaaagttgttgaagtgataaaatgacaaaataacaaaaattcaaattaaattatacaaatgaaagcaaattcaaaataatactaaaataaaatgttatatacaaaACATGAACAGCTATGGCAAATAATTTCTTTGCATGGAAAAGTGCTACTCTGACATTCTTTTGCATttataaatagaaaataatacAGGGTCACGATGATATAATAAGAAACTCAATCTCTGTTCCTACATGAAAAAAGcaaacaattttattttaatttgcaaACGTTTAAGAGTTAATAAAAagaaacctcataaaataagcTCATGTTAATATGCAACAACGCTAGTTAATAACCAAACACTAGGTGCTGAATAAAGAATATACCTTGGAGCACAAGTCTGCTTTGGGTTCAAGGTCGTCCATAGTAACCATGTGTTGAAGGAAGCTACTTTCCAAGAAGCCCATCTGAGCATCGCCGTCAAACCGTGCTTCGGGATTGGTCATTACCAACCTCAGGGACACTGCAAAACCAGCCATGTCGATGGGGAAAGGCCGATTGGGGCGCCAGCCAGTGTGGAAACGCACAACCTTCCCATCCTCCACCACGGGCCGCTCAAACTTCATCCCGCCCACCAGACCCACAGGCCACACAGAGACACGGTATGTGTACCGCATCTGAGGATGATGGAAGGGAGAATGTgaatgggggaaaaaagtatATGACAAAGACAAAGAAACAAATCAGGAGACCATATGTCCATAGAAAAAGACTATTTACAGACtcaatatgttttgttttgaaaaggGTTGGTGTAATTAAGACAAAAGAAAACATTGTTACACCGTTTTACACCTGAAGCACAGCTCCATCTGGAGGTGTAACCAGAATTTCAGATGATCTCAAGTTCAGGTTTCATTgaaattgtcaaaaacatgACAACATATGGAACAATATTTTACATCTGGAGAAGTTTTACATCtaaatcaatcaataaaaaCTTTATTAGTACCATTTTctacatattaaaataatataataaataagaaATGTCATTACAATCTTTGCACATGGAAGTTCGGGAACTACTAGTGATAAAATAATTGTAGCTCTTTTTAATTAGGTAAAggtaattaatttatttaaatatttgtaataattttaatattgtaAAGGAAATTGTTGTTGAAACAGTTTAGATTTTCCTACAAAACCTGAGAAACCTAAGTTCATTTAAGTGTGTATATTTGACCAAATATTTGACTGGTAGTAAAGACTAttcttcaaaagtttgggatcagtaagttttttttttaaagaaattaatacttttattcagtactatggatgcattaaatatacaaaaacaaaagttacagtaaagacttggtataatacaaaatatttatagtaatgtaattatattgtaatattgtaattttctcaaaaatattaagcagcacaacttttttaatatcaataataataagaaatgtttcttgagcagcaaatcagcatattagaatgatttctgaaagatcatgtgacgtgaagtctggagtaatgatgctgaacattcagctttgacatcacatgagtaaattacattttaaatgcaaaaatagaaaacagtcattttaaattgttgtaacatttcacaatatattCGAGTTTTTACTGTActctttgatcaaataaatgcaaccttgctGAGCTTAAGAGAGTTTCAAAAACATTGTAACAATGTTTCCGGCCCCAAACTATTTACCGGCAGTGTATATTTAACCATTAAAACACCTCACCTCTTCAAAAAGCTGCAGGCTGTATGTGTTGTCATCATCAGCAAAGTACACCACAGCCTCCTCGAGGGCAGCCGCTTCCTTTCCCTCAGCAGCAGCACCCATCTCTCTGAGCCAGCGTAGACCCTCGTTCCTCTGCTCAGCACCCCGAGGCTTCAGCCAGCTGGGATCGCCTTCCTGGAGCTTCCTGTCCTTGGGGGTCAGCTTGTGTAGATGGGTGTAGATCAAGCCAGAGGCAGCCAGGAAGTCTGTGACGAGCGGAGTGGGCTGAGGAGCGTCCTCCACCACGATCCAGTGGAGCTGAGGAACATGGAGCAAGGTGTGAGTCAAACGAGTCAGCTCAGCTTTCTGCACCAGTCTGGAGGGAGGACGAAAAGAGAGATGAAGAGAGACATTGATCAATTCTGCCACAAAACATCCAAAATTCATTAAACCTAATTCTGTAGATATTTCAATGTCTAAAGGGTCATTGAGAACgcatttttgcatttaaaaacacGAGATGCAGGGAAGTGGAATGGAAAAACGCACAAAAGaggcacttttaaaaaaattgaacttcttttaacttaagcaCCACCTTTTCTAATATGCCATGTCATGCGCAAGACACtgaaaaagacaaaagatgCGAGTACAACATCCATCTTGCATGTTAACATAAAGAACCATGAAAAGTCAGTGCAGAGCGTGAGATgcagttgtctggctatcaccagaccatgctcaatttaaaattgaacattcgtctggagagtctgctttgtattttctactgcacaagacaCCACTgcaccaatcagaccacaaaaggcgtgatcaacgggcaacgacccatcgtttctctatccgtcatcatgttaaacctgcctagtggataagccagtctgtgattggttcccgcaaaagtgtaacagaagcagtcgaaattaatgtacaggtttccagaccgAATTGCTGGAACGTTCTAGAGACATGTTTTTTAACAGTTGAACTCATTTTAACTTGAGCACTACGTGTTTAGAATGCGTTTCACGAACGAGCTGTTGAAAAAGACATGACACAAGCGTAACACATCCTTCAAGCGCATGTTTACACAGAGATAAAATGGAAAAGCAGTGCAGCGGaatgcaaaaacatgttctgtgtGAGCGGCCTTTAAGAATGTTCACCATTCAAAATGTAACTGTACACCATATTTGCATACTACAAAGCTTAGAGCCTATTCACACAGAATGCATTGTTGCAGTGAAAAGTGTGAGCAGTAGAGCATGAACACTGACTCATTTCCATAATTGTCTCTTTTTAACAGtatgttgtaaaaaataaaaataaatcggTTCAAAACAATTCTTTACATCATGGCGTAACCATCATGTAGGTGACTTTGTTGTGCATTGGTATTTTAGAATGTCTCTGATGTGGCATTTTAAAGAGTTATGCCAAATTTACACAGCCAAAAGGTGGCATAGAAGTGCTTCTGAAGTGGCATTTTGGTGTCTTTCCACAGACTGTTTAATACCTCTCAGAGGTGGAACTAATGCatttaaaggagtagttcactttaaaatgaaaataaccccatgatttactcaccctcaagacatcctaggtgtatatgaataTCTTCTTTCCGATGAACACAActggagttatattaataaatatcctgaagtttccaagctttataatggaatTGAACGAGGCAGACGAGCTTGAAgccccaaaaagtgcatccatccctcataaacatactccacacagctccagaggggttaataaaggccttctgaagcaaatcaatgggtttgtgtacgaaaaatatccatatttaacatttataatgttaaatatCTGGCTTTCGGTGgaccgccttccatattcaactcaCAAAAAAAGCGTAACTGATGGGACATATGATGTAGTGTAAGatttttgaactgcgagagttattacactttctttgtaagttgaatacggatgGCCGTTTGCTGGGAGCTATATATTTTACTTGATAAAGtcttaaatatggatatttttcttacaaaaacccaacGATTTGTCATTATAAAATTTGGAAACAtcaggatatttttttatataactctgactgtgttcatcagaaagaataAAGTCATTTACACCTAGAT includes these proteins:
- the b3gat3 gene encoding galactosylgalactosylxylosylprotein 3-beta-glucuronosyltransferase 3, which gives rise to MRMRLKLKTVFVMYFMVSLLGLIYALMQLGQRCDCRDHGLSKDQQISHLRTELQKLQEHIKTSELKKTDVPKIYVITPTYARLVQKAELTRLTHTLLHVPQLHWIVVEDAPQPTPLVTDFLAASGLIYTHLHKLTPKDRKLQEGDPSWLKPRGAEQRNEGLRWLREMGAAAEGKEAAALEEAVVYFADDDNTYSLQLFEEMRYTYRVSVWPVGLVGGMKFERPVVEDGKVVRFHTGWRPNRPFPIDMAGFAVSLRLVMTNPEARFDGDAQMGFLESSFLQHMVTMDDLEPKADLCSKVLVWHTRTEKPKMKREDALQKQGLGSDPDVEV